In the genome of Gemmatimonadota bacterium, the window TATTCGAGATATTCGTGTGCAGGCGCCAATCTCCGTCTCGACGGCGCCAAACGCCGACGAACTTTCCGATCTGCACTTCGGCTGGACGGAGAGTATCAGCCGTGAATCGATACGAGCCTCGCACGACTGAGAGATAATGCGTCGCTACGTCCTCCTACAGCGTTCTCGTTCCGGTCGAGGGAGGTACGAACCGGGAGCCGATCTCGATCCGAGTCGATCGCGGGAACGTGCGCAGCAACGACTGCCGCCTGTTCGGCGACCAGCCCGGCTAAGCCTGGTCCGCGGCAAGAACCCTCTCGATCTCCCTGGCCGAGGGTCGAGCCCGCGGGACCGGCTCACCGCTCTCGCTTGTGCTCTCGCTGGCGATGGTGACTCGCAGCGCCTTGAGCCCGGAGATGCCGGGCAGGTCCTCCAGTTCAAGCTCGTCCAGCCCCGGGGCGAAGTAGCCCTTATTCTGGAGGAAATCGACGTACCGCCTGTACTCGGCGCCCTCACTGGCCGTGGAATACACGATGGTGAGCCGGCCCGGCTGGGTTACGCGCTCCTTTGTCCCTCGCACGAGGGCCTTGTCGATCCTCTTCTTGACGATCTCGTATCGGATGTCGTGCGCCCCGTCTACGTCGAAGCGCTTCTCATCGACGCGGAACCGGATCGAGAGCGGCTGATGCTGCACGAGGACGAGGTGGGTCGCCTCGAGAGGCACGGGCAAGTCGCCCTTCATACGGGCAAGCTCCCACTCGATCCGGCATGTCGTCATGAGCTGCCAGATCCGGAGATTGCGCAGATAGAGCTCATCGAAGAGTCCGTCCTCGCGGAGCTGGGCGCCGACGTAGATGTTGTGGTCCACTCCGTCCGTCCTGAACTTCTCGAAGAAGTGAGGGAACATGGCCTGGGCACGTTCCTCCTCCGCATCGAGCGTTGCCGAGATAGCGTCGTTTATGGCCGCCACGCTCAGCTCGAAATCCTTGCGACGCCGGTAGACGATGTTCAGGTCATCGTCCAGCGCCTCGCGATAGGCGGCGACGCGCTCGGCCACATCACTCCCGTAGGTCTCGATTTCTCCAAAGAGCGGCTCTACATCACGCCGGAGGAGCTCCAAGACGCCCGATTCGTCGTCCGACCGGAGGTCGGATTCGATCTGGTCGAGATGCTGCGTCAGTAAGTATCCGACTTCCTCGAGTGCGGGCAGCGGTTGGATCTGCCCCGCCGCATTGATTACGTCCAACGCCAGCTGGAGCTGCTCCCTCAAGTCTTCCCGAATGGCCTCGTTGCGTATCCGCGACGAGCCGCGAATGTCGGCCAGACCGTAGAGTGGATACACGTCGTTGAATACGATCTGATCGAGCTCGGGGCTCACCTCCCCGCGCTCCCCTTGCTCCAGGTAGTTCAGCGCGGCTTCCCGGAAACGCCATTCAACGGCCGGGTGGATCGCCGTGTACTTCCGCTTGATCAGGGCCTGCACACGATCGTCGAGCTCGTCCAGGTTGCGCTTGAGCGTGGTGGCGAAAAGGGGAACGACGTCCACCAGTCTTCGAGCGTTGAAGGCGTTGAGGTCTCCCGGCCTCGGGGAGGCGAGCTCCATGAGGCCGACCAGCTTGCCCTCGACGTGAAGCGGATAGATGAGCAGGCTACGGTGTCCATGCTTCCGAAGGTGGTGCTCGTAGCCGGTGCGTACTCTCGACTTCTTCAGATCCTGCACGATGACCGGGTCGGTACCGCGAAAGACGGCTGCATAATGGGAACTGGCCCGGTTTGGGCACGTGGGGGCGCACTCGTCACAGAGGAGCAGGCTCCTGCCCACCGCCCTCGCACCGTCGATGGCATCAACGTCCGCTCGCCGGTCGAAGGCGATAAGACCGAGGCTGAGCTCCGGGCGACCCAGGAGGTTGCGAATGCGACGCTGGAGCCGATCGACCTTTTCGGGCGACGCCATCGAATCCTTCTCGATGAGGTCGTTCTTGAGTCGCGAAATCACCTCGTGCGGTGTCACGTCCACGGCGGTGATCACCGTCATCCCATCGAACTCGAAGGCGTCTGGAGGGAGAGTCTCAGTCCACAGGTCGACGTCGGTCGGCTCGGCCAGCAGGCGTGCTATGACCTCCGAAGACGGCTTTTCGATATCCCGAACGAGCCGGACCGAAACGAACCGTGGATCGATGCTCAACGAGAAGTGCCTGTCCAGCCCAACCTCCTCATCGCGGACGGTCATGACCATCGCGTATTGGAGGTCTGCCTCGACTCCGACCCACTCCTCGAGCAGGAATTCGTAGGCCCACATGAGCTTCCCGAAGAGCAATTGGTCCGGCGGGATGTTCAGGTGCTCGTGGAAGCGCTCACTCTCGCCGAACCCGAGTCGTCGCCAACCCGGTGACTCGTAGAAGGGGACGGTCCCAAAGGGCTCGACGGCTATGGCGTAGTAATCGTCGTCCCGACCGGCCGGGACCATGGCGGTCATTAGGAGGTCGATAAGCTCCCGGTGCGTCTCCAGCACCGAGCGATCGTCAATGATCTGCCGCAGCTCGGGAGCCTCGCTGAGCCTCTCTACGATCACGCGAGCCGAGGGCGCATGGAGGGAACTCGGGTCCCCAGCCTGTCGCTCCCAGAAGTCGATCAGGTGCGACAAGCTCAGGCGTGTCCCGAACGGAAACTCCTCGATCAGCGAAGGGCTGGACATGATCGGCCGATACCTCCCAGCGTGGGGCCGCGGGTTTCACCGCGAACAACCCAATACCCCGACGGAGCCCGAGGATCCCGCGACTCCACCCCCGCTCGCGATCCACTAGTGTATATGCCGGATGCCCTTCCCCACCAGCCAATAGTTCACAGGCCAAGCCGCGATGAAGCCGGCCAAGAGGGCCAGACCCATGCCCAGCCAGAAGATGGGGCTGCTCAATCCTGCGCCCATCACTCCGGGCGTATAGAGCTCCACCAGCACTTCGGTCGCCTCCATCACGGCGATGCTCAGCCCCTCCGCAGGGAGCTTGCGACCCGCCTGGGCAACGTTGACCTTCGCATATCTGAAAACGCAGGAGGGACGTCCATGCTCGACACCTCTCGCATGAGT includes:
- a CDS encoding GAF domain-containing protein, giving the protein MSSPSLIEEFPFGTRLSLSHLIDFWERQAGDPSSLHAPSARVIVERLSEAPELRQIIDDRSVLETHRELIDLLMTAMVPAGRDDDYYAIAVEPFGTVPFYESPGWRRLGFGESERFHEHLNIPPDQLLFGKLMWAYEFLLEEWVGVEADLQYAMVMTVRDEEVGLDRHFSLSIDPRFVSVRLVRDIEKPSSEVIARLLAEPTDVDLWTETLPPDAFEFDGMTVITAVDVTPHEVISRLKNDLIEKDSMASPEKVDRLQRRIRNLLGRPELSLGLIAFDRRADVDAIDGARAVGRSLLLCDECAPTCPNRASSHYAAVFRGTDPVIVQDLKKSRVRTGYEHHLRKHGHRSLLIYPLHVEGKLVGLMELASPRPGDLNAFNARRLVDVVPLFATTLKRNLDELDDRVQALIKRKYTAIHPAVEWRFREAALNYLEQGERGEVSPELDQIVFNDVYPLYGLADIRGSSRIRNEAIREDLREQLQLALDVINAAGQIQPLPALEEVGYLLTQHLDQIESDLRSDDESGVLELLRRDVEPLFGEIETYGSDVAERVAAYREALDDDLNIVYRRRKDFELSVAAINDAISATLDAEEERAQAMFPHFFEKFRTDGVDHNIYVGAQLREDGLFDELYLRNLRIWQLMTTCRIEWELARMKGDLPVPLEATHLVLVQHQPLSIRFRVDEKRFDVDGAHDIRYEIVKKRIDKALVRGTKERVTQPGRLTIVYSTASEGAEYRRYVDFLQNKGYFAPGLDELELEDLPGISGLKALRVTIASESTSESGEPVPRARPSAREIERVLAADQA
- a CDS encoding DUF4396 domain-containing protein — protein: MMEATEVLVELYTPGVMGAGLSSPIFWLGMGLALLAGFIAAWPVNYWLVGKGIRHIH